A part of Solenopsis invicta isolate M01_SB chromosome 2, UNIL_Sinv_3.0, whole genome shotgun sequence genomic DNA contains:
- the LOC105198281 gene encoding alpha-tocopherol transfer protein-like codes for MATIDLVPFEEELKKNPELKESDIQMLREWCEKQPHLPKLSDSELALFLHSNYYRLEPTKTSIDTFFTVRSHVPEFFCNRDPINNKDLKKSIETVTDQILDGTTKEGYKIIYGRLLDSDPSHFVYNDAMKLLNMVIDLWLYTEGTTSGHIILFDMKNVSFGHVGRLSPMGLKKFLYYLQEGLPVRLKGFHFMNASPVLDVILNMMRPFMKKQLLDMLHMHSTTDTLEKFIPLEVLPNEAGGQAGPIQDLHNKQVKKLEAHIPWFQEEEATKRVNESLRPGKAKTATDLFGVEGSFKKLEID; via the exons ATGGCTACAATAGACCTAGTACCGTTCGAGGAGGAGCTGAAGAAGAATCCCGAATTGAAAGAGTCAGATATACAAATGTTGAGAGAATGGTGCGAAAAGCAACCTCATCTGCCCAAACTATCAGATAGCGAATTAGCATTGTTCTTGCATAGCAATTATTATCGTCTCGAACCGACGAAAACTTCTATCGATACTTTCTTCACGGTCAGAAGTCACGTACCCGAGTTCTTCTGCAATCGAGATCCTATTAACAACAAGGATcttaaaaaatcaattgaaaCAGT GACAGATCAAATTCTGGATGGAACTACTAAAGAAGGCTACAAAATCATTTACGGAAGACTCCTGGATAGCGATCCATCACATTTCGTTTACAATGACGCTATGAAATTGCTAAATATGGTAATCGATCTGTGGCTCTATACGGAAGGCACTACCTCTGGCCACATAATATTATTCGACATGAAGAACGTTTCTTTTGGCCACGTCGGTCGTTTGAGCCCTATGGGCCTAAAGAAATTCCTTTACTATTTGCAAGAGGGATTACCTGTTAGATTGAAGGGCTTCCATTTCATGAATGCTTCTCCAGTATTAGATGTTATCTTGAATATGATGAGACCTTTCATGAAAAAGCAGCTATTGGATATG ctTCATATGCACAGCACGACTGACACTCTAGAAAAATTCATACCGCTCGAAGTTCTTCCGAATGAGGCAGGTGGTCAAGCTGGTCCTATACAGGATTTACATAACAAACAAGTGAAAAAACTGGAAGCTCACATTCCTTGGTTTCAAGAAGAAGAAGCTACTAAACGTGTCAATGAATCACTACGACCGGGCAAGGCAAAGACAGCAACAGATTTGTTTGGCGTTGAAGGAAGCTTCAAGAAGCTCGAGATTGATTGA